One window from the genome of Cyanobacterium sp. T60_A2020_053 encodes:
- a CDS encoding ribonucleoside-diphosphate reductase subunit alpha: MPFETQEQTLTISVNDKDNSSHDEKPTVIKVIKRNGSLADLDIGKIRKVVNWACNGLDVNSIALEAGMKTRLRYGISTREIQDNLVNCALEMCSIDEPDWRYVAGRLAMWSLWKEILVRRGYNYGDYAQTVKDFLAEGKYDERLSAYSTEELETANQWINPDYDLEYDYAGTVLLTSRYLLPDELPQEAFLTCALLLAMNEKKSERLVYAKAFYEAIAQRKISLATPILANLRVPNGSLTSCFIIAMDDNLESIYREITNTARISKNGGGVGVNVSRIRATGSSVMGKANSSGGVIPWIKLLNDTAIAVNQGGRRAGAVTVGLDIWHLDVPEFLEMQTENGDQRRKAYDVFPQLIIPDEFMRRVEAKTDWTIFDPYEVKEKLGYDLASLWGADFDQAYQHIENSLDSVIRLYKKVNARELFKHIMRAQVETGMPYLAFKDTINRANPNKHDGYIPQTNLCCESYSNVTSGNYAHCCNLVSLNLANLEREEFKDVCSIAVRILDNTIDITNPPFADAKNHNNRYRTIGVGAMGLADWLAKHELRYSNLKEISDLFEDMGYFCTLASMELAKTRGSFDGYNGSDWQKGLLIGSKPVQWFRDNAYDGGRWEKLADDIQTFGIRNSHITAIAPNTSSSLVQGCTASILPVYSRFFYDKWAKGTVPIAPPYIKDGYWYYQENKNLDQNSVVRAVSVIQQWIDTGISMELLFNLNEGVYYPDEPGRALKAKDIFDTLMLAWQSGCKAVYYIRIVQKDNFKEECLGCAN; the protein is encoded by the coding sequence ATGCCATTCGAGACTCAGGAACAAACATTAACAATATCAGTCAATGACAAGGACAATTCTAGCCATGATGAAAAGCCTACCGTAATTAAGGTAATCAAAAGAAATGGCAGTTTAGCAGATTTAGACATCGGCAAAATTCGCAAGGTAGTAAATTGGGCTTGTAATGGTTTAGATGTCAATAGCATTGCTTTGGAAGCAGGGATGAAAACCCGTCTGCGTTACGGTATTTCCACTAGGGAAATTCAAGATAATCTAGTTAACTGCGCGCTGGAGATGTGTAGTATTGATGAACCAGATTGGCGTTATGTCGCTGGTAGATTAGCGATGTGGAGTTTATGGAAAGAAATATTAGTTAGGCGGGGTTACAATTATGGTGACTATGCGCAGACTGTTAAGGATTTCTTGGCAGAGGGTAAATATGATGAGAGATTGTCTGCTTACTCAACGGAAGAATTAGAAACAGCGAATCAATGGATTAACCCTGACTATGATTTAGAATATGATTATGCTGGTACAGTTTTACTAACTAGCCGTTATTTATTGCCTGATGAGTTGCCACAGGAAGCTTTTTTAACTTGTGCTTTATTGTTAGCAATGAATGAGAAAAAATCAGAAAGATTAGTTTATGCTAAGGCATTTTATGAAGCTATTGCCCAAAGAAAAATATCTTTAGCTACGCCTATTTTAGCTAATTTACGAGTGCCAAATGGTTCTTTAACCAGTTGTTTTATCATCGCTATGGATGATAACCTCGAAAGTATTTATCGGGAAATTACTAACACAGCAAGAATTTCTAAAAATGGCGGTGGTGTGGGTGTCAATGTCTCTCGTATTCGTGCCACTGGTAGCAGTGTGATGGGAAAAGCTAATTCATCTGGGGGAGTAATTCCTTGGATTAAATTACTCAATGATACTGCTATTGCGGTAAATCAAGGGGGGAGGCGTGCTGGTGCGGTGACTGTAGGTTTGGATATTTGGCATTTGGATGTGCCAGAATTTTTGGAAATGCAAACGGAAAATGGCGATCAAAGACGCAAGGCTTATGATGTTTTCCCTCAGTTGATTATTCCTGATGAGTTTATGCGCCGAGTGGAAGCGAAAACGGATTGGACTATTTTTGATCCTTATGAGGTGAAGGAAAAACTTGGCTATGATTTGGCTAGTTTGTGGGGCGCTGATTTTGATCAGGCATATCAACACATAGAGAATAGTCTTGATTCTGTTATTAGACTATACAAGAAAGTCAATGCTAGGGAGTTATTCAAACATATTATGCGCGCTCAGGTGGAAACGGGGATGCCTTACCTTGCGTTCAAAGATACTATTAATCGTGCGAACCCTAATAAGCATGATGGTTATATTCCTCAAACTAATCTTTGTTGTGAGTCTTATAGTAACGTTACCAGTGGTAATTATGCGCACTGTTGCAACCTTGTTTCTCTTAACCTTGCTAATCTTGAGAGAGAAGAATTTAAGGATGTTTGTAGTATTGCGGTGAGAATTTTAGATAATACTATTGATATTACTAATCCTCCTTTTGCTGATGCTAAAAACCATAATAACCGTTATCGCACTATTGGGGTGGGCGCTATGGGTTTGGCGGATTGGTTGGCTAAACACGAGTTACGCTACAGTAATTTAAAGGAAATTAGCGATTTGTTTGAGGATATGGGCTATTTTTGCACTCTGGCATCCATGGAGTTGGCAAAGACTAGGGGAAGTTTTGACGGTTATAACGGTAGTGATTGGCAAAAGGGTTTGTTGATTGGTTCTAAACCTGTACAATGGTTTAGGGATAATGCTTATGATGGTGGGCGCTGGGAAAAGTTAGCTGACGATATTCAAACTTTTGGCATCCGCAATTCACATATTACTGCTATTGCGCCTAATACTTCTTCTAGTTTGGTGCAGGGTTGCACGGCTAGTATTTTACCTGTTTATAGTCGTTTCTTTTATGATAAGTGGGCTAAAGGCACTGTGCCTATTGCACCGCCTTATATTAAGGATGGTTACTGGTATTATCAGGAAAATAAAAATCTTGACCAAAATAGTGTAGTACGAGCAGTTAGTGTAATACAACAATGGATTGATACGGGGATTTCGATGGAGTTACTTTTTAATCTTAATGAGGGGGTTTATTATCCTGATGAACCGGGAAGGGCGCTGAAAGCTAAGGATATTTTTGATACGCTGATGTTAGCTTGGCAATCTGGTTGTAAGGCTGTGTATTATATTCGTATTGTGCAGAAAGACAACTTTAAGGAAGAGTGTTTGGGGTGCGCTAATTAG
- a CDS encoding DUF29 domain-containing protein, whose protein sequence is MVQQLIKEEKNLYDTDYHLWVLETIEKLEKRDLDSLDWENLIEEVLDLSKRDKRKLQNLLKRLCEHLLKLKYWEGEMERNKKHWRGEITNFRQQIQYELEDSPSLKPYLAQIYSQCYEDSRKIASQKSGLPLITFPENPIANLEQILDENWLP, encoded by the coding sequence ATGGTACAACAATTAATTAAAGAAGAGAAAAATTTATATGATACTGACTATCATCTTTGGGTACTAGAAACTATTGAAAAACTAGAAAAAAGAGATTTAGATTCCCTTGATTGGGAAAATTTAATTGAAGAGGTATTAGATTTGAGTAAAAGAGATAAAAGAAAACTACAAAATTTACTAAAAAGATTATGCGAACATTTATTAAAACTTAAATATTGGGAAGGGGAAATGGAGAGAAATAAAAAGCATTGGCGAGGAGAAATAACTAATTTTCGTCAGCAAATTCAATATGAATTGGAAGATAGTCCTAGTTTAAAACCTTATTTAGCACAAATATATAGTCAGTGCTATGAAGATAGTCGCAAAATAGCATCCCAAAAGTCTGGACTACCTCTCATTACCTTCCCTGAAAATCCCATCGCTAATTTAGAACAAATTTTAGATGAAAACTGGCTTCCTTAA
- a CDS encoding DUF29 domain-containing protein, whose amino-acid sequence MVAELIKNQTNLYDIDYYLWTIETVELLKTKNWDKLDLANLIEELESLGKSDFNKVRSLLRQIIVHILLLEYWDREYERNYRHWRGEIIAFRDDLNNSLTTTLKNKLTQELETIYNVSRKIVIQKTGLNQKLFPNNCPYSLDKLINDEWYPQKKD is encoded by the coding sequence ATGGTAGCTGAATTAATCAAGAACCAAACTAATTTATATGACATTGACTATTATCTTTGGACAATAGAAACGGTTGAACTATTAAAAACAAAAAATTGGGATAAATTAGATTTAGCAAACTTAATTGAGGAGTTAGAAAGTTTGGGTAAAAGTGATTTTAATAAAGTCCGAAGCCTATTAAGACAGATTATTGTTCATATTTTATTACTAGAATATTGGGATCGAGAATATGAAAGAAATTATCGTCATTGGCGCGGAGAAATTATCGCTTTCCGAGATGATTTAAACAATAGTTTAACCACAACATTAAAAAATAAATTAACTCAAGAATTAGAAACTATTTATAATGTATCAAGGAAAATTGTCATTCAAAAAACAGGACTAAATCAAAAGCTATTTCCTAATAATTGTCCTTATTCCCTAGATAAATTAATTAACGATGAATGGTATCCTCAAAAAAAAGATTAG
- a CDS encoding Uma2 family endonuclease translates to MKTLMKWSLEEYHSLIDNGLLARKNVELLEGELIEMPPESPLHTHVTVTGSNYLRERLKGAGVIREAHPITLTNSEPEPDIAIVKPHSHEYKYQHPSSEDIFLLIEISNKTLNYDLNDKRKVYAKEGIKEYWVVDIKNQQINIFLNPENEDYQTQKVIREGVIKIQSFPDLELNINQLFKW, encoded by the coding sequence ATGAAAACCTTAATGAAATGGTCACTCGAAGAATATCATAGCCTTATTGACAATGGACTCTTAGCAAGAAAAAATGTTGAATTATTAGAAGGGGAATTAATCGAAATGCCTCCAGAAAGCCCACTGCATACTCATGTTACCGTAACTGGTTCTAACTATCTTCGAGAAAGATTGAAGGGCGCTGGTGTAATCAGAGAAGCGCACCCCATCACTCTAACAAACTCTGAACCAGAACCAGATATAGCCATAGTCAAACCACATTCTCACGAATATAAATATCAACATCCATCATCAGAAGACATTTTTTTATTAATTGAAATTTCTAATAAAACCTTGAATTATGATCTTAATGATAAGAGAAAAGTATATGCCAAAGAAGGCATCAAAGAGTATTGGGTAGTAGATATTAAAAACCAGCAAATCAATATATTTTTAAATCCTGAAAATGAAGATTACCAAACACAAAAAGTTATTAGAGAAGGTGTAATAAAAATTCAATCCTTCCCCGATTTAGAATTAAACATTAATCAGTTATTTAAATGGTAA
- a CDS encoding sodium:glutamate symporter, protein MFDLKNVLFAFVIVGLLILIGRLIKQKIRWIQELYLPESVVAGFLALILGSEVVGAGISAIFGENAPLSQGLFNESILNVWKQSPSVFINVVFAALFLGESIPKPQDIWRAVAPQVVFGQTLAWGQYVVGITLTLLILVPFFDMNPLAGSLIEIAFEGGHGTAAGMEQTFIDLNFPEGKDLALGLATVGIVSGIISGTYLANWGRKKGHIQSLQKEVQIFNEYDGISPQEITVNKEKEENLRLKRIQLTENLLIDPLSLNFGFVGLAIGIGWLILEGLKLIESLTWGVTGLKIMTYIPLFPMALIGGIIVQIILEKLNLPELIIPSLMKNVSGLALDIVVITALASISLQVLGTNFIPFLLLSITGIVWNIFGFVYLAPRLIPTFWFERGICDMGQSMGVTATGILLLRMVDPKNKSGAFESFAYKQLFFEPIVGGGLFTATAPVLIAQFGSISVLILTGILTTFWLIIGFTLFAKKVI, encoded by the coding sequence ATGTTTGATCTCAAAAATGTTTTATTTGCTTTTGTAATTGTCGGTTTATTGATCCTTATTGGTAGATTAATTAAACAAAAAATTCGTTGGATTCAAGAATTATATCTCCCTGAATCCGTTGTGGCTGGATTTTTAGCCCTGATATTGGGTAGTGAGGTGGTGGGCGCTGGAATTTCTGCTATTTTTGGCGAAAACGCGCCCCTCAGTCAAGGTTTATTTAATGAATCTATCCTCAACGTCTGGAAACAATCCCCCAGTGTATTTATTAACGTCGTCTTTGCTGCCCTGTTTTTAGGAGAATCAATACCAAAACCTCAAGATATTTGGCGCGCCGTCGCCCCTCAAGTGGTATTTGGGCAAACCCTTGCGTGGGGGCAATATGTGGTTGGTATAACCCTAACTTTACTAATTTTAGTACCATTTTTCGACATGAATCCCCTTGCTGGTAGTTTAATCGAAATTGCCTTTGAAGGAGGTCATGGTACAGCCGCAGGAATGGAACAAACTTTTATTGATTTGAATTTTCCTGAAGGGAAAGATTTAGCTCTTGGTTTAGCCACTGTGGGTATTGTTTCGGGTATTATTTCGGGAACTTATTTAGCAAATTGGGGCAGAAAAAAAGGTCATATTCAATCATTACAAAAAGAAGTACAAATTTTTAATGAGTATGATGGAATATCACCCCAAGAAATTACAGTGAACAAAGAAAAAGAAGAAAATTTAAGACTAAAAAGAATACAATTAACCGAAAATTTATTGATCGATCCTCTTTCTCTTAATTTTGGTTTTGTCGGTTTAGCCATTGGCATTGGCTGGTTAATTTTGGAAGGTTTAAAGTTAATTGAATCTCTTACTTGGGGAGTTACTGGGTTAAAAATTATGACCTACATTCCTCTTTTTCCCATGGCTTTAATCGGAGGAATAATTGTACAAATTATTTTAGAAAAACTAAATTTACCAGAATTAATTATTCCTAGTTTAATGAAAAATGTTTCCGGATTAGCCCTTGATATTGTGGTCATAACAGCTCTTGCTTCCATTTCATTACAAGTATTAGGTACAAATTTTATTCCATTTTTATTATTAAGTATAACGGGTATTGTGTGGAATATTTTTGGCTTTGTATATCTCGCTCCTCGCTTAATTCCTACTTTTTGGTTTGAGCGTGGTATTTGTGATATGGGTCAATCTATGGGGGTAACAGCTACGGGTATTTTATTATTAAGAATGGTTGATCCTAAGAACAAATCGGGCGCTTTTGAAAGTTTTGCTTATAAACAATTATTTTTTGAACCTATTGTAGGAGGAGGACTTTTCACAGCCACAGCGCCCGTCTTAATAGCCCAATTTGGCTCGATTAGTGTCTTAATTTTAACAGGAATTTTAACCACTTTTTGGTTAATAATTGGCTTTACATTATTTGCTAAAAAAGTTATTTAG
- the dnaK gene encoding molecular chaperone DnaK — MGRVVGIDLGTTNSVVAVMEGGKPLVIPNSEGSRTTPSVVGFNKDGELVVGQMARRQAVLNPQNTYYGIKRFMGRTYGELTEQSKRVPYTIRRDEVDNIKIRCPRIKKEFAPEEVSAMILRKLAEEAERYLGEEVTGAVITVPAYFNDAQRQATKNAGKIAGLDVLRIVNEPTAASLAYGLEKQRNQKILVFDLGGGTFDVSILEVGDGVLEVKSTSGDTQLGGNDFDNKIVNYLAEQFLEAEGIDLRRDRTSLQRLSEAAEKAKIELSGVSNTEINLPFITATEEGPKHIETSLNRAKFEEICGELVSRLRRPIQRALKDAGLSPAQIDEVVLVGGSTRIPMVQELVRSFIDIEPNQNVNPDEVVAVGAAVQAGILGGEVKDLLLLDVTPLSIGVETIGGVTKKLLPRNTTIPVRRSDVFSTSENNQTSVEIHVVQGEREMAEDNKSLGRFKLTGIPPAPRGVPQIQVAFDIDTNGILQVMARDKSTGREQSVVIQGASTLSQMEVTRMMAEANEFAMEDRSRREKVEKRNQARALTDQAQRRLREITLDFGSQFTNPYRRDIESLCRAILESLEKNDDRQIDRNQADLQDVLYELNREVRLQYKDEEEGFFESIKKTFVGDDDDDYNVRDRRNVYRDSSPYGGRGGAPRENQGSYSGSSVRNYQEGGGLSSPQRPSPRRNYDNYPEERGYNAGKKRNIPSQNDWDDDDWF, encoded by the coding sequence ATGGGAAGAGTCGTTGGTATAGACTTAGGTACAACCAATTCAGTAGTAGCTGTCATGGAAGGAGGTAAACCCCTTGTAATTCCTAACTCGGAAGGTAGTCGCACCACCCCCTCAGTGGTGGGTTTTAACAAAGATGGTGAGTTAGTAGTAGGGCAAATGGCACGCCGTCAAGCGGTATTAAACCCCCAAAACACCTATTATGGCATCAAACGCTTTATGGGGCGCACTTACGGTGAATTAACAGAACAATCAAAACGTGTACCTTATACCATTCGCAGAGATGAAGTTGATAATATCAAAATTCGTTGCCCTCGTATTAAGAAAGAATTTGCCCCCGAAGAAGTATCGGCAATGATTTTACGCAAATTAGCGGAAGAAGCGGAGAGATATTTAGGGGAAGAGGTGACGGGCGCCGTCATTACTGTACCTGCTTATTTTAATGATGCTCAACGTCAAGCCACCAAAAATGCCGGAAAAATCGCTGGTTTAGATGTACTAAGGATTGTTAATGAACCAACGGCGGCATCCCTTGCCTATGGCTTAGAGAAACAACGCAACCAGAAAATTTTAGTTTTTGACTTGGGAGGAGGTACTTTTGATGTATCTATTTTAGAAGTGGGTGACGGAGTTTTGGAGGTAAAATCCACCAGCGGTGATACCCAGTTGGGGGGAAATGATTTTGATAATAAAATTGTTAATTACCTTGCAGAACAATTTTTAGAAGCGGAAGGTATTGATTTAAGAAGAGATCGCACTTCTTTACAGCGTCTGTCGGAGGCTGCAGAAAAAGCTAAAATTGAGTTATCAGGGGTGAGTAATACGGAAATTAATTTACCTTTTATTACTGCCACGGAAGAAGGTCCAAAACATATTGAAACTAGCCTCAATCGTGCCAAATTTGAGGAAATTTGCGGGGAATTAGTCTCCCGTTTACGGCGCCCGATTCAACGCGCTTTAAAAGACGCTGGTTTAAGCCCGGCTCAAATTGATGAGGTAGTATTGGTGGGCGGTTCAACCCGTATTCCTATGGTACAGGAATTGGTTCGCAGTTTTATTGACATAGAACCTAATCAAAATGTAAACCCTGATGAGGTTGTGGCGGTGGGCGCTGCGGTTCAAGCAGGAATTTTGGGGGGAGAGGTCAAAGATTTATTACTGCTCGATGTGACCCCTTTAAGTATCGGTGTGGAAACCATTGGCGGTGTCACTAAAAAGTTATTACCTCGTAATACCACCATACCCGTGCGCCGTTCGGATGTTTTTTCGACTTCAGAGAATAATCAAACTTCGGTAGAAATTCATGTGGTACAAGGAGAAAGGGAAATGGCTGAGGATAATAAATCCTTGGGGCGGTTTAAGTTGACAGGGATTCCCCCAGCGCCCCGGGGCGTTCCTCAAATCCAAGTCGCCTTCGATATTGACACTAATGGTATTTTACAGGTGATGGCGAGGGATAAAAGCACAGGGAGAGAGCAAAGCGTGGTTATTCAAGGAGCTTCTACCCTTTCTCAAATGGAAGTAACACGCATGATGGCAGAAGCCAATGAATTTGCCATGGAAGACCGATCTCGGCGAGAAAAAGTGGAAAAACGCAATCAGGCAAGGGCGCTGACGGATCAAGCCCAAAGACGCTTGAGGGAAATTACCCTTGATTTTGGTAGTCAATTTACCAATCCTTATCGGCGTGATATTGAGTCTTTATGTCGTGCCATTTTAGAGAGTTTAGAAAAAAATGATGATCGTCAAATCGACCGTAATCAAGCAGATTTACAAGATGTATTGTATGAGCTAAATCGAGAGGTGAGGTTACAATATAAGGATGAAGAAGAGGGCTTTTTTGAATCTATCAAGAAAACCTTTGTGGGAGATGATGACGATGATTATAATGTGAGAGATCGTCGTAACGTTTACCGAGATAGTAGCCCTTATGGAGGTAGAGGAGGGGCGCCGAGGGAAAATCAAGGGAGTTATAGTGGTAGTAGTGTGAGGAATTACCAAGAAGGAGGAGGATTATCTTCCCCCCAGCGCCCGTCACCCCGTCGCAATTATGATAACTACCCAGAAGAACGAGGTTATAATGCAGGTAAAAAGCGTAATATACCCTCTCAGAATGATTGGGATGATGATGATTGGTTTTAA
- a CDS encoding type II/IV secretion system protein: protein MTQTPLSSQQRKEKLNTALVSPDYFNPFGNKLIQSGYIDKEQLKNALVEVRKTKQPLVKVLEGITSRALSPELVRQYKKHHLFELKILYGVDCVDPESEEIASEQMTELIESIIPITVCRRLKLLPLRRLNQDPPVLVIAMVDPDDLRALDEVKKLVRTKGLELQRIVITEEDYEKLLVIYYKEEQERQKQREAKKKQKEMEKMADMGDVIDDLDADLDEADDEGDDADLGSNEANQAPIIKLVNKILIKGLQESVSDIHVEPQEKMLRVRMRKDGVLQEFFRLPKHITPAVVARFKIMSELDISERRLPQDGKIRRVFQGRNVDFRVNSLPSRYGEKVCLRILDNSATQLGLDFLISDEETLLKVRDIASRPFGLILVTGPTGSGKSTTLYSVLAERNEPGVNINTAEDPIEYALEGITQVQVIREKGMNFASILRAFMRQDPDVILVGETRDAETAKTAIEAALTGHLVLTTLHTNDAPGAIARLDEMGVEPFMISGALLGVLAQRLMRRVCSECREAYTPTKEQLNRFGMMASNEQSVTFYKARTLKGEDLQQAVSHGTICPKCGGSGYKGRAGVYEFMIITERLQKLINEGATTDRIKEAAVEEGMTTILAYSLNLVRQGVTTLEEVERVTFTDSGLESELKAKRKSSLTCHNCEAELQQDWLDCPYCMTPRFADN, encoded by the coding sequence ATGACACAAACTCCCCTCTCCAGCCAACAAAGAAAAGAGAAACTAAACACTGCCCTAGTTAGTCCAGACTACTTCAACCCCTTCGGCAATAAGTTAATTCAATCAGGGTATATCGACAAAGAGCAGTTAAAAAATGCTCTAGTGGAAGTGCGCAAAACTAAACAGCCCTTGGTTAAAGTATTAGAAGGTATTACCAGTAGAGCTTTATCCCCTGAGTTAGTTCGGCAGTATAAAAAACATCATCTTTTTGAACTAAAAATTCTTTATGGGGTGGATTGTGTCGATCCTGAATCAGAGGAAATTGCCTCTGAACAAATGACCGAATTAATCGAGTCAATTATCCCCATTACTGTTTGTCGTCGTCTCAAATTATTACCTTTACGTCGTTTAAATCAAGACCCCCCAGTCTTGGTGATCGCCATGGTTGATCCTGATGATTTGAGGGCGCTGGATGAAGTGAAAAAATTAGTGCGCACAAAAGGTTTAGAGCTACAAAGAATCGTTATTACCGAAGAAGATTACGAAAAATTATTAGTAATTTACTATAAAGAAGAGCAAGAAAGGCAAAAACAACGGGAGGCAAAGAAAAAACAGAAAGAAATGGAGAAGATGGCAGACATGGGAGATGTCATCGATGATTTAGATGCGGACTTAGATGAAGCTGATGATGAGGGTGATGACGCTGATTTAGGATCAAATGAAGCAAACCAAGCCCCGATTATCAAATTAGTGAATAAAATTCTTATTAAAGGACTACAAGAGAGTGTTTCTGATATTCACGTTGAACCCCAAGAGAAAATGCTGCGGGTGAGAATGCGTAAAGATGGAGTATTACAAGAGTTTTTCCGCTTACCAAAACATATCACCCCTGCTGTGGTGGCAAGATTTAAAATTATGTCAGAGTTAGACATTTCCGAACGCCGTTTACCTCAAGATGGCAAAATCAGAAGGGTATTTCAAGGGCGCAATGTGGATTTTCGGGTTAATAGTCTGCCCAGTCGTTATGGGGAAAAGGTCTGTTTAAGGATTCTCGATAACTCTGCCACTCAATTAGGTTTAGACTTTTTGATTAGTGATGAAGAAACCCTTTTAAAGGTCAGGGATATTGCCAGTCGTCCTTTTGGTCTAATTTTAGTAACAGGACCTACTGGATCAGGTAAATCCACAACTTTATACTCCGTGTTAGCGGAAAGAAACGAACCGGGCGTTAACATTAACACAGCGGAAGACCCTATTGAATATGCCTTAGAAGGGATTACGCAAGTACAGGTAATCAGGGAAAAGGGTATGAACTTTGCTTCTATTCTACGCGCTTTTATGCGTCAAGACCCTGATGTTATTCTGGTAGGGGAAACTAGAGATGCTGAAACGGCAAAAACAGCTATTGAGGCTGCTTTGACAGGTCACTTAGTTTTAACTACTCTACATACTAATGATGCTCCCGGTGCTATTGCCCGTTTGGATGAGATGGGGGTAGAACCTTTTATGATTTCAGGGGCTTTGTTGGGGGTGTTGGCACAAAGGCTGATGCGCCGAGTTTGTTCGGAATGTAGAGAAGCCTATACACCCACGAAAGAACAATTAAATCGTTTTGGCATGATGGCTTCTAACGAGCAGTCAGTCACTTTTTACAAGGCTCGAACTTTAAAAGGGGAAGATTTACAACAGGCTGTTAGTCATGGTACGATATGCCCTAAATGTGGGGGTAGTGGGTATAAAGGACGTGCTGGGGTTTATGAATTCATGATTATTACCGAAAGGCTACAAAAATTAATTAACGAAGGAGCTACTACTGACAGGATTAAGGAGGCGGCAGTAGAGGAAGGCATGACCACAATTTTAGCGTATAGTTTAAATCTCGTGCGCCAAGGGGTGACAACTCTGGAGGAAGTGGAAAGGGTGACTTTTACCGATTCTGGCTTAGAGTCGGAGTTAAAGGCGAAGCGTAAAAGTTCTTTGACTTGCCATAATTGTGAGGCGGAATTGCAACAAGATTGGCTGGATTGTCCTTATTGTATGACTCCTCGTTTTGCTGATAATTAG
- a CDS encoding Uma2 family endonuclease has protein sequence MVTTIAKPITVSEYLAQEETSQEKHEFIEREIVKVAGASANHNRLAVNFSRLLPLEMNDQSYEIFISDMRLSLPDSDNYFYPDVMVVKGVPCFTNEKETAVTNPCLIAEILSASTEGFDKNQKFAFYRTIPELQEYILIDQEDYRVELYRKVGNRQWLLTELVSQEDVLILESVKVEISLTDLYKRVKCTKLG, from the coding sequence ATGGTAACCACGATTGCTAAACCTATCACAGTTTCAGAGTATCTCGCACAAGAGGAAACAAGTCAGGAAAAACATGAATTTATCGAGAGGGAGATTGTTAAGGTGGCGGGCGCTAGTGCTAATCATAATCGTTTGGCTGTTAATTTCAGCCGTCTATTACCTTTAGAAATGAATGATCAAAGTTATGAGATTTTTATTAGTGATATGAGGTTATCTTTACCTGATTCTGATAATTACTTTTATCCTGATGTAATGGTAGTTAAAGGTGTGCCTTGTTTTACCAATGAGAAAGAAACCGCAGTGACAAATCCTTGCTTAATTGCTGAAATTTTATCTGCTTCTACAGAGGGATTTGACAAGAACCAAAAATTTGCTTTTTATCGTACTATTCCAGAATTACAAGAGTATATTTTGATTGATCAAGAAGATTATCGAGTGGAGTTGTATCGCAAAGTTGGTAATCGTCAATGGTTGTTAACAGAGTTAGTCAGTCAAGAAGATGTGTTAATTTTAGAATCAGTTAAGGTAGAAATTAGTTTAACCGATTTGTATAAACGGGTTAAATGTACAAAATTAGGATAG